From a single Bacillus sp. NEB1478 genomic region:
- a CDS encoding aspartate aminotransferase family protein, translated as MNTTYFDRFFLNDSEESLQNFQHMVFETQHLLNEFYSQNTNAFNGKQPKDIEDEINKLSLTSINGDDPYSVLNDIKKAVVNNSIHVSHQTSIGHLHCPPLLPAISAELIIAALNQSMDSWDQSSAATYLEERLIQWVIHKLNLSTRADGTFTSGGTQSNYMGLLLARDRFCDQKWDWNVKVYGLPPESHKMRILCSEDAHFTVKKSAFQLGLGEKAVVTIQTDENKKMNTSILRKEIDQLKAEGLYPMCVVATAGTTDFGSIDPISDIGVIAHENGLWLHVDAAYGGALMLSERHKTKLTGIGKADSITIDFHKLFYQPISCGAFFVKDKSSFRYLAHHADYLNPENDEEDGLVHLVSKSVQTTRRFDALKLYMSLRMVGEKNFANMIDYTIHLAQQTVTVMKQKSSIEVCNVKPEINAVVFRYVDASEERLNELNTFIYKMLIHTGTALVAKTKVNDQVYLKFTLLNPRTTIVDIEDILHSISQFAAEYENRGIAQ; from the coding sequence ATGAACACAACTTACTTTGATCGTTTTTTTCTAAATGATAGTGAAGAAAGTCTGCAAAACTTTCAGCACATGGTGTTTGAGACACAGCACCTTTTGAATGAGTTTTATAGCCAGAACACTAATGCTTTTAACGGCAAGCAGCCAAAAGACATTGAAGATGAAATAAATAAATTATCACTTACTTCAATAAATGGAGACGATCCTTATAGTGTTCTCAATGATATAAAAAAAGCAGTTGTGAATAACAGCATTCATGTATCACATCAAACCAGCATCGGGCATTTACATTGTCCACCACTTCTGCCGGCGATTTCCGCCGAGCTGATCATTGCCGCGCTTAATCAGTCAATGGATTCGTGGGATCAAAGTTCAGCAGCGACTTATTTGGAAGAAAGGCTCATTCAATGGGTGATCCATAAGCTCAATCTATCAACACGAGCGGACGGTACATTTACGAGCGGAGGCACACAATCCAACTATATGGGACTGCTGCTGGCACGTGACCGATTTTGTGATCAAAAATGGGACTGGAATGTGAAGGTGTATGGCCTTCCACCAGAATCGCATAAGATGCGTATACTTTGTTCAGAAGATGCTCATTTTACTGTGAAAAAATCAGCATTCCAACTTGGACTTGGTGAAAAAGCGGTTGTGACAATCCAAACCGATGAGAACAAAAAGATGAACACATCCATCTTAAGGAAAGAAATTGACCAATTAAAAGCAGAGGGATTGTATCCGATGTGTGTTGTTGCAACAGCTGGAACGACTGATTTTGGCAGCATCGATCCGATTTCAGATATCGGTGTCATCGCGCATGAGAATGGACTTTGGCTGCATGTCGATGCAGCTTATGGCGGCGCATTAATGTTAAGCGAAAGACACAAGACAAAGCTGACAGGTATTGGAAAAGCAGATTCCATTACAATCGATTTTCACAAGCTGTTTTATCAGCCGATCAGCTGCGGCGCTTTTTTTGTAAAAGACAAATCGAGCTTCCGTTACTTAGCTCACCATGCGGACTATTTGAACCCAGAAAATGATGAAGAAGACGGGCTTGTTCATTTAGTCAGTAAATCAGTGCAAACAACGAGACGATTCGATGCGTTAAAACTTTACATGTCCCTTCGAATGGTCGGAGAAAAGAATTTCGCTAACATGATTGATTACACGATTCATTTAGCACAGCAAACCGTTACTGTTATGAAACAAAAGAGCTCGATCGAAGTTTGCAATGTAAAACCAGAGATCAACGCAGTTGTTTTCCGTTATGTAGATGCATCTGAAGAGAGATTAAACGAATTGAACACGTTTATATATAAGATGCTCATCCATACTGGTACAGCACTAGTCGCAAAAACGAAAGTAAACGATCAAGTGTATTTAAAATTCACATTATTGAATCCACGAACGACAATCGTGGATATTGAAGACATTCTTCATAGTATTTCTCAATTTGCCGCAGAGTACGAAAACAGGGGGATCGCCCAATGA
- a CDS encoding aspartate aminotransferase family protein: MSTLQIEKNKQYLKQQEERESNARSYPRRIPIAIEEAEGIYVKDADGNKYIDCLAGAGTLALGHNHPVVIDAIEKVLHDKRPLHTLDLTTPVKEEFVSEVFASLPEKFARKAKIQFCGPTGGDAIEAAIKLVKTATGRRSILSFQGGYHGATHGTMALSGNLGPKEKVQGLMPDVHFMPYPYAYRCPFGIGGEESHKISAQYIENLLDDPESGILSPAAMIFEVVQGEGGSIPAPIEWLQEMRRITKERNIPLIIDEVQTGIGRTGELFAFEHAGIIPDVVVLSKAIGGSLPLSVVIYDKELDKWSPGAHIGTFRGNQMAMAAGTATLRYIKENRLSQHAAKLGEKLMLELSILQNEIPEIGNVRGLGLMIGAEIVNPRVPSKLKGTYEANPELASRIQRECFNRGLILEVGGRHGSVIRFLPPLIITEEQLDDVIAIFTDAVRAALN; the protein is encoded by the coding sequence ATGAGCACCTTACAAATAGAAAAGAACAAACAATACCTTAAACAACAGGAGGAAAGAGAGTCGAACGCAAGATCTTATCCGAGGCGTATTCCGATCGCAATTGAGGAAGCAGAAGGGATTTATGTGAAAGATGCTGACGGAAACAAATACATAGACTGCCTTGCTGGAGCAGGCACACTAGCTCTTGGCCACAACCATCCAGTTGTAATTGATGCGATCGAAAAAGTACTGCATGACAAACGGCCATTACATACATTAGATTTAACAACTCCTGTAAAAGAAGAGTTTGTGAGTGAAGTATTTGCGAGTTTACCAGAAAAATTTGCCCGAAAAGCAAAGATTCAGTTTTGCGGACCAACAGGAGGGGACGCGATTGAAGCAGCGATCAAGCTTGTAAAAACGGCAACAGGAAGAAGAAGCATTCTTTCCTTTCAAGGGGGGTATCATGGAGCAACTCACGGAACGATGGCACTTTCAGGGAATTTAGGACCAAAGGAAAAAGTACAAGGGTTAATGCCTGATGTTCATTTTATGCCATATCCGTATGCATATCGTTGTCCGTTTGGAATCGGGGGAGAAGAGTCGCACAAAATCAGTGCACAATACATTGAGAATCTGCTTGATGATCCAGAGAGCGGTATTTTGTCCCCGGCAGCGATGATCTTTGAAGTCGTTCAAGGTGAGGGCGGATCCATCCCAGCACCAATCGAGTGGCTGCAAGAAATGCGTCGTATCACAAAAGAGCGCAACATACCTTTAATTATTGATGAAGTGCAAACAGGAATTGGGCGTACTGGAGAGCTATTCGCTTTTGAACATGCAGGCATCATTCCAGACGTAGTTGTCCTTTCAAAGGCAATCGGCGGTAGCCTTCCGTTATCGGTAGTGATTTATGACAAGGAACTTGATAAATGGTCACCGGGAGCACATATCGGGACGTTCCGCGGTAATCAGATGGCTATGGCTGCAGGAACTGCAACATTGCGTTATATCAAGGAAAATCGATTATCACAGCATGCAGCAAAGCTTGGTGAAAAGCTGATGCTGGAGCTATCAATCTTACAAAATGAGATTCCGGAAATCGGTAATGTTCGAGGATTGGGCTTGATGATAGGAGCAGAGATTGTTAATCCGCGTGTTCCATCAAAATTGAAAGGCACATATGAGGCGAACCCTGAACTTGCAAGCCGTATACAGCGAGAGTGCTTTAACCGGGGACTAATTCTAGAAGTCGGAGGAAGACATGGAAGTGTCATCAGATTCTTGCCTCCATTAATCATTACGGAAGAACAGCTGGATGATGTGATCGCGATATTTACAGATGCGGTAAGAGCCGCACTAAATTAG
- a CDS encoding LD-carboxypeptidase: MIPNRLQHGDEIRVVAPSTTHRIISEENAKQAIAAFEKLGLKVTYGKNIMATSALMTAPIEKRIEDLHDAFLDPNVKGVFSTIGGFTSNQLLKYLDYDLIRANPKIFCGYSDITALQNAIFTKTRLVTYSGPAFSSLGMKKGLEYTLEYFKKVLMEDCEVELKPSSQWSNDSWYRNQEDREFIPNSGYKVIHEGSAAGRLIGGNLCTLNLLQGTEYMPDLENSILFLEDDSEVNARTFDRDLQSLIHQPRFIGVKGLVIGRFEKVSHISDEELRYVIQTKEELSNIPVVVNADFGHTTPIFTFPIGGRCELEAQKGRVSIKISNQ, from the coding sequence ATCATACCTAATCGTTTACAGCATGGAGACGAAATAAGAGTCGTAGCACCTTCAACAACGCACCGAATCATCTCGGAAGAAAATGCCAAGCAAGCTATTGCAGCTTTTGAAAAGTTAGGCTTGAAAGTAACGTATGGCAAAAATATTATGGCTACAAGTGCTTTAATGACTGCGCCAATTGAGAAGCGTATTGAAGATCTGCATGATGCTTTTCTGGATCCAAATGTAAAAGGGGTTTTTTCAACAATTGGCGGCTTCACTTCTAATCAGCTTTTAAAGTATTTGGATTATGATTTAATTCGTGCTAATCCAAAGATATTTTGCGGGTATTCGGATATTACAGCACTCCAAAATGCGATTTTCACAAAAACAAGGCTAGTTACGTATTCGGGTCCGGCATTTTCTTCGCTCGGAATGAAAAAAGGATTAGAATATACATTGGAATATTTTAAGAAAGTATTGATGGAGGATTGCGAGGTCGAGTTAAAACCATCATCTCAATGGAGCAATGACAGTTGGTATCGAAATCAAGAAGACCGCGAGTTTATTCCGAATTCTGGATATAAGGTGATTCATGAAGGAAGTGCTGCAGGCCGTTTGATCGGAGGTAATCTTTGTACACTTAATCTTCTTCAAGGAACGGAGTATATGCCGGATTTAGAGAATTCTATTTTATTTTTAGAAGATGATTCTGAAGTAAATGCACGTACTTTTGACCGGGATCTGCAGTCACTTATTCATCAGCCGAGATTTATTGGTGTTAAAGGATTAGTTATCGGCCGTTTTGAAAAGGTGTCCCATATTTCAGATGAAGAGCTGCGCTATGTAATACAAACGAAAGAAGAGTTGAGCAACATACCGGTTGTTGTAAACGCAGATTTTGGACATACAACTCCGATCTTTACCTTTCCGATTGGAGGAAGGTGTGAGTTGGAAGCACAAAAAGGCAGAGTTTCTATCAAAATATCAAATCAATAA
- a CDS encoding DUF421 domain-containing protein produces MLDFYQSQESLTAIEWILRAIFAFFFLLLAVKLMGQRTISQLRLLDFIIALIFGNIMAHPLSDQHLGLKGSFITMTVMIILYVGFTWIGLHWNPLRKLIDPAPLMVVKNGQILYHNLKKARISIDILLSELRKHRVTDIQQVALALFESNGTVTSFLHPQFQTVTPKDMNFPPKPFDYPQIIIKEGKINHKELFETGKSKDWLIQQLQNRQTKLSEVLLATLDHHDNLHLMYFK; encoded by the coding sequence ATGTTGGACTTTTATCAGAGCCAGGAATCTTTAACAGCAATAGAATGGATATTAAGAGCCATTTTTGCCTTTTTCTTTTTGTTATTAGCAGTAAAATTAATGGGACAGCGAACCATTTCACAGCTTCGGCTATTGGATTTTATCATTGCATTGATCTTTGGAAATATCATGGCCCATCCTCTATCAGATCAGCATCTTGGCTTAAAGGGATCCTTTATCACTATGACTGTTATGATAATTTTATATGTAGGTTTTACATGGATTGGACTTCACTGGAATCCATTACGAAAACTAATTGATCCTGCACCATTAATGGTTGTTAAAAACGGACAAATTTTATATCACAATTTAAAAAAAGCACGCATCTCTATAGACATTTTACTTTCAGAACTTCGAAAACATAGGGTGACTGACATCCAGCAAGTAGCTCTGGCTTTATTTGAATCAAATGGTACCGTCACATCTTTTTTACATCCTCAATTCCAAACTGTAACACCAAAAGATATGAACTTCCCTCCAAAGCCATTTGATTATCCGCAAATCATTATTAAAGAGGGGAAAATCAATCATAAAGAGCTTTTCGAGACTGGAAAAAGTAAAGATTGGCTCATACAACAACTGCAGAATCGACAAACAAAGTTGTCTGAAGTTTTACTTGCCACACTAGATCATCATGACAACCTTCATTTAATGTATTTTAAATAA